Genomic window (Synechococcus sp. LA31):
CCATGGCCGCCTGGCCTCACACCGGCAGTGTGAGCCTGCTGCTGGCGCCCGACAGCCAGCGCACTGTGCACCCCAGCAACACGCTGGAGGCCGAGCGTCGGCCTCTGATGGAGCTACAGGCAAAACGCCCGCAGCTCCGGGTGGATGCCGGCACCCTCATGCGCTGGAGCTGAGGGCCGGAGGCATCAGTCCTGGATGGTGACGCTGGTGATGCGACTGCCGTTCTTCAACGCCTGGACCACATCCATGTTGCCGGTATGGCCAAACACGGTGTGGACGCCATCAAGGTGGGGCTGGGCCTCATGGCAGATATAAAACTGCGATCCGCCGGTGTTACGGCCGGCGTGGGCCATGGCCAAGGTGCCGGACTGATGCTTCTGGCTGTTGATCTCGCAGTCAATTTGGTAGCCGGGGCCGCCAGTGCCGGCCATGCCACGGGCTCCTTCGCGGCTGTTCGGGCAGCCGCCTTGGGCCATGAAGCCAGGAATCACACGGTGGAAGGCCAGGCCGTCATAGAAGCCGTCCTTGGCCAGCTTCACGAAGTTGGCCACGGTGTTGGGCGCATCGGCTTCGAACAGGTCCAGTTCGATCGTGCCGGCGTCGGTCACCATCACGGCTTTGGTCACGGGGGAAGCAAACGCAAACAGGTTTCAGTATGGGCTCTCCGGTAGAAGGGTTGCAGGCGCTAACGACCCATGGCTTCTCCAAATGGCGTGAACCTCGCGCAGGCCCGTCTCGGCGTATTGGGGGGCAGTGGTCTCTACGCCATGGAAGGGCTGGAGAACGTGCGGGAAATAACCGTTGACACCCCCTTTGGCACACCCTCCGACAGCCTGCGCCTGGGAACGCTGGGCGGCATGGAGGTGGTCTTCCTCGCCCGCCATGGGCGCCACCACACGTTTCTGCCGAGCGAAGTGCCTTACCAGGCGAACATCTGGGCGATGCGTTCGCTGGGGGTGCGCTGGATCCTGTCGCCTTCGGCGGTGGGTTCCCTGCAGGAGGCGGTGAAACCGCTCGACATGGTCGTACCGGATCAATTCATTGATCGCACCCACCGGCGCCCGATCAGCTTTTTTGGCGACGGCGCCGTGGCTCATGTAGCGTTAGCGGATCCCTTCTGCCAGAGCCTCAGCCGTCTACTGGCCGATGTGGCCGACAGCTTGATGCCTGAGGGCCGCAGTCTGCATCGCGGCGGCACGTATCTCTGCATGGAGGGTCCGGCCTTCTCCACGCGCGCGGAATCCAACCTCTACCGCAGCTGGGGTTGCACGGTGATCGGCATGACGAACCACACCGAAGCCCGCCTGGCGCGTGAAGCCGAGATCGCCTACGCCACGCTCGCCATGGCGACCGATTACGACTGCTGGTATGCCGACCACGACAGCGTGACGGTGGAGATGGTGATCGGCAATCTGCGCGCCAATGCCGCACTGGCCACCCAAATCGTGCGCACGACGGCCGAGCGCATCGCGGCACAACGGCCTGCGAGCCATGCCCACAACGCACTCAGGGATGCCCTGATGACTCCCAAAGACCAGGTGCCGGCAGCTGCACGCCGCAAGCTTGACCTGTTCACCCAGCCCTATTGGGGCTCATTCGAGGGCTAGGCGCAAATCATCACCACTGCGTGCCAGTAAGGCGCGGGCATCCGCCGGGCTGAGCGCGCGGCGGGCCATCAACAGCGCCACCTTGACTGAACCGTCGCTGGCAGCAAGCAACTCACGGGCCAGGCGCCTCTCCACCCCAGCCAAGTCGGCCAGGATTCGCAGCGCTCGGTCCTCGAGCTTGCTGTTGGTCACCGCCACGTCAACCATGCGGTTGCCGTACACCTTTCCCAGCCGCACCATCACACCCGTGCTGAGGATGTTCAGCGCCATCTTGGTAGCCGTTCCGGCCTTCAGGCGCGTGGAACCGGTGAGCACCTCAGGGCCGGTGATCAGGCGGATGTCGATGTCGCAAGGCATGGGCACCTGTTCGGCTGGCACGCAGGCCATGGCAATGCTCAGAGCATTGAGGCTGCGTGCATGGCTCAGGCCGCCATGCACATAGGGCGTCGTACCACCCGCAGCGATGCCCACCAGAACATCTTGCCCATTGAATCCACGGGCCCTGAGGTCCTCGGCCGCGGCTTCCAAACGATCCTCGAGACCTTCTGAACTCCGCAGCAGCGCTGGCGGGCCACCGGCGAGCACCCCTTGCACGAGCGCTGGATCACTACAAAAGGTTGGCGGACATTCCGCCGCATCCAACACAGCCAGCCTGCCCGAGGTGCCCGCTCCCAGATAAAAAAGGCGGCCGCCGCAACGCAGCCGTTCGGCGATGGCATCAATGGCCTTGGCCAGGGCGTCTGCGGCTTGAGCCACAGCCTGCTGAGGCCGAAGATCCTCTTGAACAAACACATCCACAAGGGCTGCGGTGCTCAAGGTGTCGAGCGCATTGCTGTTGGGATTGGCCTGTTCGGTCAGGAGATGGCCCCGCTGCACATCACCGAAGGAACCGCTCACAGCAGACCCTCAAGCCGCCGGCGGAAGTCTTCCAGTTCTGCATTGCCGGTATTGATGGGGTCGTCTTCAACCCGCGGGTCGCCAGCCTGGCTCGGCTCGTCCTGCTCACGCCAAGAGCTCACGTCCATGTTTTTCTCAGGTGGCGCGATCAGCAGCCGGTCTTCAGGGGTCTGGGGTAGGAAACCCGCTGGCACGTAACGCGCCTCGTATCCCGCGCTGCTGCAGAACTCCTCCATCTCGCCGCGGTCGATCGCCTCAACGCTGGGAGGGGGAAAGTCCTGGGCTTCCAGCAAACCTGCGTAGCGTTCAGCGTCGTCACGGTCTTCAAACAACAGCACCACAGTGGCGCCGTTCAGCTCCAGAGAGTGGATGCCCTCGTTGTCGCTGCCGGCATCGAACAGCAGGACGTGAACCGACATCAGAATGCGATTGCTCACGCTCAGTGTCTCACCCGTAGCCCGCCATCGCTCATGACCGTTCACCATCGAGGTCGGCGGCCAACTGCTGCAACCGGGCATAGAGAGCTTCTTCCGCCTCGGTGAGCGCGCTGGGAACCACGATGCGAATCTCAACGAGCTGGTCGCCGCGTTGGTCCGCGTGTTGTAGGCCGCGACCCCGCAATCGCAGCAGGCGACCACTGGATGATCCAGGCGGAACCCGCAACTGCACAGGCCCATCCAGGGTGGGCACCACCACGGAACACCCCAGGGCCCCCTCCGCAGGGGAGAGATCGAGCTGGTAGAGCACCCGCAAACCATCAATGCGCAGGTCATCGGACGTGCGCACGCGCAGTTGCAGAAAGTGATCGGCTCCACCGGGAGCGACCCCTTCCAGCCGCAGGCGCCAACCATCACCCGCCATCGCAGGGGTCCACACCTCAACGCTGGTGCCATCGGGAAGATCGAGTTCGACCCGCTGCCCCTGCAGAGCTTGTTCTGGTGTGAGCTCTACCAGGGATTCACAGTCAGTGCTCGCCATCACCGGCGGCGGCGGTGGCGGTGCTGTGGTCACATCGGCTCGCGGCTGCGTCGCAGGCTCCGGTGATGTAGCCGGCCTGGGCGTATGCCGCCGACGTGGAGGCCCGAACAGCTCATCCACGTAGTCGTGAAAGTCAGGAAAGCCATGGGCGAAGGGATCCAGACCCGCCGCAGCGGCCTGAGCCGTATCAAGCCCTTGTTCCCACTGCTGACGAAGCAATGGATCGCTGAGAACGGCATAGGCCTCGTTGACAGCCTTGAATTGCTCTTCGGCGTGGGGATCGTTGCCGTTGAGGTCTGGATGCCAGCGGCGAGCCTGCTGGCGGAAGGCTCGTTTAAGGGCCTGAGAATCCGCACCAGGCTCTAACCCGAGCACAACCCAATGGTTCACCGCTGAGGCCTGTGAGGCAGTGGACACCGAGATCAGTCCTCAGCCCAGGGATCACCCTCGAAGGGTGCAGGCCGGCGCTGCGGTGAGCGTCGCGTGGGTTGGCGGTCTACATCACGCTCCAGATCGTCAACGTCATCACGCTCATAGGCCAGCTGACGATTGGTGACGTCCGCTTCAACGTCCTGATCGAAACGGGCCGTTTCATAGCGAGGGGCGTCATAGCGGGATTGGTCGTAACGGGGTTCCTCGAAGCGGGGTTCCTCGTACCGGCGCTCTGGAGCCGGGCGGTTCCAATCATCAGCGCCCCAGCCACTGCGACCGGGCGACCAAGCGGGTTCCGCCCAGGGATCGCGGCCGCGCCCTCGGCCATCCCAGTCGTCCCAGTCATCATCGGCAAAGAGCTCATCCTTGAGCGAGCCAAGGGTGTTCTTCAGCCCCTGCAGAGGGCTGCTGTCCTGACGCCGCTCACTGGCAAGGCGTCGGTTGAGGCCGTAGATGGCTTCCTGAAGCTGACTGACCGCTAGGTCAAGATCTGCGTGATCACCTGACGCGAGCTGTTCCTGCACGTCGCGCACGGAAATCTCCACGGCGCGCTGCTGGCGTTCAGCTCCGTAGGGGCCGAGCTCAAGGGCCGCATCGCGTAAGCGACGCTCGGCCTGGGCCACGAGTGTTTGAGCCCTGTTGCGTCGGTCGATCTCAGCCTTGCGCCGGCGATCCTCGCTGGCCTTCTGCTCGGCCTCCTCGATCAGGGTCTTGATTTCATCCTCCCCGAGGTTGGAGCCGCCCTGAATGCTCACGCTCTGTTGGCGTCCAGTGGTCCGGTCGGTTGCCGACACCTGCAGCAAACCATTGGCATCGATGTCAAATGACACCTGCACCTGCGGCACCCCTCTGGGGGCAGGCGGGATCCCAGAGAGACGGAAACGACCGAGGCTTTTGTTGCCCTCAGCCATCTGCCGTTCGCCCTGCAACACATGGATCTCAACCGAACTCTGATTGGGCTCAGAGGTGCTGAACACATCGCTCTTGCGCACTGGAATCGATGTGTTGCGCGGGATCAGCACCTTCATCACCCCCCCGATCGTCTCCAGCCCGAGTGACAACGGCGTGACGTCGTTGAGCATCAGGTCGCGCAGCTCGCCGGTGAGGATGCCTGCTTGCACAGCGGCTCCGATCGCCACCACCTCATCAGGGTTGACCGATTGGCAAGGCTCCAGCGGAATCAGGGTGCGCACCATCTGCTGCACCATTGGCATTCGGGTGGATCCACCCACCAGCACCACGTCGTCGATGTCTTCAGCGGCGAGGCCCGAATCCCTTAGGGCCCGTTGCACCGGCCGCAACAAGCGATCGAGCAGGTCAGGGCATAGGCCTTCGAAGGTGCTGCGTTCCAGGCTGGTTTCGATGTGGAGCGGGCCGTCATCCCCCGTCGCAATGAACGGCAGCGAGATCGGCGTGCTCTGAACGCCGCTCAGCTCGATTTTGGCCTTCTCAGCTGCCTCAGTGAGCCGCTGCAGCGCCTGGCGATCTCGCCGCAAGTCAAGACCGTGGTCCTGCTGGAACTGATCAGCCAACCAGTCCACGATGCGACGATCCCAGTCGTTACCGCCGAGCTGGGTATCGCCACTGGTGGCCTTCACATCAAACACGCCCTGAGCGATGCGCAGCACCGACACATCGAAGGTGCCGCCACCCAGATCGAACACCAACACCCGCTTCACGGTGCTGCGATCAAAGCCGTAAGCCAGCGCAGCGGCAGTGGGCTCATTGAGAATGCGCTCAACGCTGATACCCGCCAGGCGACCGGCATCCCGCGTGGCCTGGCGCTGGGCATCGTTGAAGTAGGCGGGCACCGTGATCACCGCCGCCTCGACGGGCTCACCGAGATATGTGCTGGCGTCGTCAACGAGTTTGCGGAGAATGCTGGCCACCAGCTCCTCGGACGCGTATTCGCGTTCAGTCGCCGGACAGACCACCCGCACATTGCCTTGATCGTTGGCCCGCACGGTGTAAGGCACCGAGAGGCTGCTGTCCTCAAGCTCCTCCCACTGCCGGCCGACGAATCGCTTGAGATTGGCGAAGGTGTTACGCGGATTGAGCACCAGCTGACGCCGTGCCAACTGACCCACCAACAGCTCAGCGTCCTTGCTGAAGCCAACCACCGAAGGGGTGGTGCGCCCTCCCTCGGCACTCGCAATCACCTGGGGGCGCCCGCCCTCCAGCACGGCCACCACCGAGTTGGTGGTGCCCAGGTCGATGCCAACGATCCGTGCCAACTGACTGACTGCGCCCCAGGGATTGTTGCCTAAGACCCCAACGCTAACGGTCCCGCGCCGGAGCTTTAGATTTGGGGAAGGTAAAGAACACCATGGCCGCTGGTGCCCGCCCTGAACTCTTCACGCAGCGGCGGCGCCCCCCCTGGGAACTGCTGATGGACCAGGGTTTCCAGCGTCTCACAGTCGCCCTGGCCTCCGTTGTGGGCCTTGTGCTGATCGGCATTTTGTTCATCGTGATGGGTGGTGCCAGCGAGGCGATCAGCCGCTTCGGCCTGGAGTTCCTCACCACATCTGACTGGGATCCGATCGGTGAGCACTACGGCGCCCTGACATCCATCTACGGCACGTTGGTCAGCTCATTGCTGGCGTTGCTGATCGCCGTACCCCTTGGGGTTGGAACCGCGATCTTCCTGACGGAGAACATCATTCCGCTGCCGGTGCGCCAGGTGCTCGGGGTGATGGTTGAGCTGTTGGCGGCGATTCCCTCCGTTGTGCTGGGCCTGTGGGGAATCTTCGTGATGGAACCTTTTTTGCGGCCTGGGCTCACCAGCCTGCATCAGCTGCTCGGCTGGCTGCCCTTCTTTTCCACCACACCAATGGGTCCAGGCATGGCGCCGGCGATCTTGATTCTGGTGGTCATGATTCTCCCGATCATTACAGCCATCTCCCGCGACTCCTTGCAGCAGGTTCCGCTTGCGTTACGCCAGGCTGCGTATGGCGTGGGCACAACACGCTGGGGCGCCATCCTGCATGTGATTCTGCCCGCAGCGATCTCCGGAATCACCGGCGGCGTGATGCTGGCCCTGGGAAGGGCGATGGGCGAAACGATGGCGGTCACCATGCTGATCGGCAACTCCAACAACTTCAGTTTCAGCCTGCTGGCTCCAGCCAACACCATTTCATCGATGCTGGCCAATCAATTCGGTGAGGCCGATGGCTTGCAGGTGTCAGCATTGATGTATGCGGCTCTTGTATTGATGGCGCTCACACTGTTGGTGAATCTGTTGGCCCAGATGATCGTGCGCAGGCTGAGCCTGAAGTACTGAGCTGCGATGACCTCCTTCGAACGCGGATCCCTCACCCTCGAGCCCGGTCTGGCGCGCAATCGCTGGAATCAGTCGCTCACCCTGCTGGCTGCCCTATTCACCGGCCTGGCTGTGTTGCCACTGGTTGTGGTGATTGCCTACGTGCTGATCAAGGGTGGTTCGCTGATCAGCCTGCAATTACTCACCCAACTTCCGCCGCCACCCGGCCTCGACGGCGGTGGCATCGGCAATGCAATTCTTGGCACGCTTGTCGTCACTCTCGTCGCAGCCTTGATCGCCGTACCCGTAGGGGTTGGCTCAGGGGTCTACCTGGCGGAGTTTGCAGCAGCCGGCTGGTTTGCCCGCTTCGTTCGTTTTGGCACCAATGTGCTTGCGGGTGTGCCTTCAATCATCTGTGGAGTGTTTATTTATGGTCTGATTGTGAGCACCAGGCTATTTTTCAACCAGAGTTACAGTGCCTTGGCAGGTGGCATCGCTCTTGCCGTGCTGATGCTGCCAACGGTGATCAAAACCACCGATGAAGCGCTCAAATTGGTCCCCCAGGAGCTGCGATGGGCAGCGATGGGGGTTGGGGCGTCCAAGTTTGTGACGATCAGCCGAGTCACTCTTCCCGCGGCTTTCTCCTCGATCGCCACCGGCGTTGTGCTTGCGATCGCACGTGCAGCTGGCGAAACAGCCCCACTGATCTTTACCGCACTGTTTTCACCATTCTGGCCTGAAGGTTTGTTCAACCCGATCGCGTCAATGTCGGTGTTGATCTACAACTTCGCCATCATGCCCTACGACGCACAAATCGCCCTGGCTTGGGCCTCCTCGTTTGTGTTGGTTGTGATGATTCTGCTCGCCAACCTCCTGGCTCGTTGGCTGGGCCACCTAAGCAACAGTTGAAACCCGAGCGTTCGCATCCTGACAACACCCCCTCCATGACAAACGTTCCTGCCGCCAGCAACACCTGCCTCAGCCTTGAAAACGTGAGCATCAGCTACGGCGGCCAAGCGGCGGTGAGCGGGGTGTTCATGGAGATCCCACGCGGCAAGGTCACGGCGTTCATCGGGCCATCGGGTTGTGGCAAAAGCACCGTGCTGCGGGCTCTCAATCGCATGAACGATCTGATTGAAGGTTGCACGCTTAGCGGCCGGGTGATCTTTGACGGCTGCGACCTTTACGACCGGCAGGTCGATCCAGTCGAAGTGCGTCGCCGTATCGGAATGGTGTTTCAGAAGCCAAATCCTTTCCCCAAGTCGATCTACGAGAACATTGCTTTTGGAGCTCGTATCAACGGCTTCCGGGGCGACATGGATGAGTTAGTGGAACGATCCCTACGCAAGGCTGCGATCTGGGATGAAACCAAAGACAAACTCAAAGAGAGTGGCTATGCCCTTTCCGGTGGCCAGCAACAACGTCTCTGTATTGCTCGGGCAATCGCTATTGAACCAGAAGTGATCCTGATGGACGAACCGTGCTCGGCCTTGGATCCCATCTCAACGCTCAAGATCGAAGAGATGATGCATGAGCTCAAGAAGAGCTACACGATTGTGATCGTGACCCACAACATGCAACAGGCTGTCCGCGTCAGCGATCTGACCGGATTCTTCAACGTCAGCAGCCAAAGCGGCAGCGACCGCAAGGTGGGAACACTCGTTGAATTCGCCGAAACTGGTCAGATCTTTAACGCACCGAAGCAGCAGGCCACCCAGGACTATGTGACCGGTCGCTTTGGCTGAAACCAGCCCACAACGAACATAGTGGACATAAAAAAGCCGCCCTACGGGCGGCTGGTCCGAGGACCTTGTAACGGAGAGGGAGGGATTCGAACCCTCGATAGAGTTGCCCCTATACAGCATTTCCAGTGCTGCGCCTTCGACCACTCGGCCACCTCTCCGCGGAGGGGGGCTATTGCTGCGTTCTTCTGCACGCACTTGAGAAACTCAAGCGGGCAGAGGGGTTGTGAACGCGGCTGCGCGGGGCAACGTTGAGAATGTAGCAGTCACCACGTCCTTCTCTGGTTGCGGCCATGCGTACCCACCCGATCACGGTCCACTGGCGGCAGGAGAACCGCACCGTCCAGTTGAACGTTCCTGAGGGCGAGTACATCCTGCGCAGCTTCGAGCATCAAGGCGAGCCACTGCCCTTCAGTTGCCGCAATGGTTGCTGCACCGCCTGCGCAGTGCGGGTGCTGGGCGGCACCATTGATCAACGGGAAGCTCTGGGACTGTCTCGTGAGGTGCGGAACAAGGGCTATGGACTGCTCTGTGTAGCAAGGGCCACGGGGCCTTTGGAAGTGGAAACCCAGGACGAGGACGAGGTATACGAGCTGCAGTTCGGACGGTATTTCGGGCGTGGCAAGGTACGGGCCGGCTTGCCCCTGGATGAGGAATGAACGCCCCAAGCAGTTCCCGCCTATCCGATCAATGCGCGCTTGAGAGCGGATTAGCCCTACCCGAGTTGGAGCGCTTGGCCGTGGTGGCGCGCCAGGCCGCCGAAGCCGGTGCTGAGCAGCTTCAACGGCATTTCGGTCAGCTGGAGAAGATTCGGGAGAAGGGACGGGCGGGAGATCTGGTCACCGATGCTGATCTCGCAGCTGAGCGAGCCGTGCTCTCGGTGCTCGAACGTCACACCCCTGATCTAGGGGTTCTGGCTGAGGAAAGCGGCCGCCGGGCTGGCCGGGGCTCCGAGCTCGAGTGGTGTGTGGATCCCCTTGATGGCACCACCAACTACGCCCATGGGTATCCGTTCTTTGGGACCTCCATCGGCCTGACATGGCGCGGACTACCCCTGCTAGGGGCCCTGGCTGTGCCGGCGCTACAGCAGCTGTACTGGGCCGCGCCGGGGCTGGGTGCCTGGTGCAATAACAGTGCCATGCAGGTGAGCACCTGCGACAGCCTCAGCAGCTCACTGTTGGTCACAGGCTTTGCCTATGACCGCCACGAACGGCTTGATAACAACTACGCCGAATTTGCCTGGTTCACGCACCGCACCCGCGGGGTGCGCCGTGGAGGGGCTGCAGCTGTGGATCTGGCCTTCGTCGCCGATGGCCGCCTCGATGGCTACTGGGAGCGTGGACTCTCCCCATGGGATCTGGCGGCCGGTGTGGTGCTGGTGGAACAGGCCGGCGGGGTGGTTTGCGCCTACGACGGCGGGCCAGCCAACCTGGCTGAAGGCAGGCTGATTGCCTGCACTCCTGGAGTGAGAGAAGCCCTGATTGAGGGCCTAAAGGCTTGCAGACCGCTCAGCGGTGCCAGCTTCGGTGCACCGGAGCTCGACAACCCTGCTCCATAGGATCAGCATCAGTTCCCCCTTCGCCGCCCCATGGCCCTGCAACCCGCTGCTGGCGCCAGGGATCTCAATCCCAGGGAAGTGGATGGCAATCGCTGGCTGTGCGACCAGCTGGCGGAGGTTTATCGCCGCTGGGGTTACGCCGAAGTCGCCCCTCCGCTCGTGGAGCGCCTGGAAACACTGGAAGCCGGCGGCGGCATCCGCAACCAGGAGTTGGCTCGACTCGCGTCTGATGAGCCCCTCGGTCTGCGGCCAGAGATGACAGCCTCAATCGCCCGCGCCGCCTGCACACGCCTGGCAACGCGACCACGGCCGCTGCGGCTGTGGAGTAGCGGTGCTGTCTTTCGCAGCGTGGTGAGCGATGTCGGCCAGCACCGCCTGGAAGAGCGCCTGCAGAGCGGTGTTGAACTGCTGGGAGCCGATGCCAGCCAGGCCTTGGTGGCTGACGCCGAACTGCTGCGGTTGCTGCTCGCGTGCCTGCGGCAGTTGCAGGTGAAGGCCGAACAGCGCCCCACACTTCTGCTAGGACACCACGGCGTGCTCACAGCCCTTCTGGATCAGGTGCCCAGTGATCAGCAGCTAGCGGTGCGGCAAGCCCTGATCACGTTTGATCCCCTCGCGCTGGCGGCGCTTGAACTGCCAGCCCATCAACGACAGGGGCTCCAACAACTGATGCGGTTGCGGGGAGATGTGAAGGCGGTGCTGTACCAATTGGAGCAGTTGCTCGGGCCATCTGCTCTGCTCGACCAGTTGGCTGGCACCTTGAGCAGTGTGGCGTCGGTAGCAGAACAACAGGGCGTACGCCTGCAGCTCGACCCGAGCTTCCAGCCCCACTTTGATCTTTACGACGGGCTGGTGCTCAAACTGGTGTGTCACGGCACCGTGGCTCCGGTGGCCATCGCCAGTGGTGGTCGTTACGACGCCCTTGTAGCCCGTTTCGGTGGCGCAGCCGGCGGCATGGGGTTCAGCTTCGATATCGAGGCGATTCGTGATCTGCTTGGCACCGAGACCACAGCGCCCCAGCGTGCTGGAGCAACCCTGGTTGCCTACGCCACTGAGGATCAATTGGCCCAGGCCCTGGATCAGCTCGAATCCCTGCACAGAGCCGGACAGGCGGCTGAGCTTCTACAGACCCCCTGCAGCAGTCAGGCCGAGGCCGAGACGATCGCCACTGCGCGGAGTTGCTCCGCCTGCGAGTGGATCGGTTCCTAGGATCGAGCCTGACGCGTAGACCTTCAATGGCCCACACAATCGTTACCGACATCTGTGAGGGTGTGGCCGATTGCGTGGATGCTTGCCCGGTGGCCTGTATCAACCCTGGCAGCGGTGCCAATGCCAAAGGCACCGGCTTCTATTGGATCGACTTCGACACCTGCATCGACTGCGGCATCTGCCTACAGGTGTGTCCCGTTGAGGGAGCGATCGTGCCCGAAGAAAAGCCCGATCTGCAACGAGCCAGCTGAGCGGAGCAACAGCCGTGGCTGATCAATGGCAGAACTTCCTGGGCAACCTCGGCACATGGCGGGGGTCGTTCAGCGGTCTTGGCCCTGATGGCCAAGAGCAGAACTCCACCCCTTCGATCCTGAGTTTGATTGCCGATCCAGCTGAAGAACGGCTGGTGCACTTTCGGCTAAGGCGATTTGCCGATCCTGCCTGCAGCGGTGAGCCGGTCTCCGATCTCCAGCAGGACTACCGCAGCCTGGGACGTCAGGTGGTGTTCTTCGAAACGGGCACCTTTTGCAAAGGATCACTGCAGGTGGCCCCTGGCTCCAACTTTGGCGCTGAATTCGGATTCATCCATGGCGATCGCCGGCACCGGCTGGTGCAGCTTCACAACGATGAAGGGCGCTTTGACAAGCTGGTGCTGATTCGCGAGTTTCGGGAGGGATCGGATGCGCGGGAGGAGCCATCTCTCACCCCCTTCGCCTTGCGTGGCTCCTGGAGCGGAATGGCATCCACCATCAGCGCCGATTGGCCCGAGCCTGATTTGGCCACTTGTCAGTTCAACATTGACGTCAGCGCGGGCGGAGCGCTGACCATGGAGGAAAACTTCAGCCGCGCAACACCTGCTGCCGAAGGCTCAGACGTCCGGGTCACCTGGATGGCGGACGGGGGGTATCACCGCACACCGGAGGGGGTCAGCCACCGCGAGCCCTTCCGGATCGAAGCTGGCTGGCTGGTGGGTGACGATCGATTGGAGCGCCTCATCCGCTGCTATGACCGCACCGGCGCCTGGTTGTCAGCGACCCAGATCATCGCCACCCGAGCGAGAGCCTGATGAGCGAGAGAATGGAGCAACTCAGCCGATTCGGCTTGAGGGGCTTGCGAATTGGGGCCAGCACCGTGGCGCTGTTGGAGTTGCTGCGCTCCCACTGGATGGGTGGCGCCGCAGCCGGTTTGGCCTGGGTGGTCTTCATGCAAGTGGAGCGCCGCTGGCAACAGGAATCAGATGAGGGTTGAACCGTGATCAACTGCCCCCATATGGGAACTTGCTGAGGATGGCAAGCAGCAGAAGGCTGACTCCGGCCCAGAGCAAAGCCCATGTCAGCCCCTACCTTCACGGCGGCACTCACGTTTGGTGAATTGGAGGCCAGCTACCTGCTCTATTGCAAAGCCCTGCGAATCCTGATCCGTGATGGGCTGACCCGTGCCAAGGCAAGCCGCACCGTGGCCTGGAGCAGGCTGGAAAGCTTGCATCATTCGCTGCCTCGCCAATACCACTATCCAGAACAGCTGTTTGTCCTGCTGAGCCGTGAGCTCATAGCTGCGAGCTGAAATCAGAGAGCGCGGCTCAGAGGTCGGTTTCCTGCCCATGTTGACCCCTTGGCGGGCTGCCCTGATTCGGAGGAATCTGGAACTACGTTGCTTTTGACGCTGTGGTGCTGCAGGCAGAACAGGGCCAGATCCAGATCCACACTGAAAACATCTTCCCGATCATCAAAAAGGCCGTCTACAGCGGCCATGAGGTCTTCCTGCGGGAACTGGTGAGCAATGGTGTAGACGCCATCAGCAAGCGCCGCATGGCCGCCATGGCCGGCGATTGCAGCGAGGGAAGCGAAGGCCGGATCTCCATCCGCATCGATCGTGAAGCCAAGACGCTCACGATCTCCGACAACGGCATCGGCATGAGCGCCGATGAGGTGAAGCGCTACATCAATCAGGTGGCCTTTTCCAGCGCCGAAGACTTCCTCGAGAAATACAAACAGGAAAACGACGCCATCATTGGCCACTTCGGCCTCGGCTTCTACTCCAGCTTCATGGTGGCCAAGCAGGTGGAGCTGGTCACGCTGTCAGCGCGCGAGGGCTCAGAGGCCGTGCGCTGGAGCTGCGATGGCTCACCGAAGTTCAACCTGGAGGCCGCAGAGCGCAGCGAAGCTGGCACCGACGTGATCCTGCACCTCATGGAGGAAGAG
Coding sequences:
- a CDS encoding S-methyl-5'-thioadenosine phosphorylase; the encoded protein is MASPNGVNLAQARLGVLGGSGLYAMEGLENVREITVDTPFGTPSDSLRLGTLGGMEVVFLARHGRHHTFLPSEVPYQANIWAMRSLGVRWILSPSAVGSLQEAVKPLDMVVPDQFIDRTHRRPISFFGDGAVAHVALADPFCQSLSRLLADVADSLMPEGRSLHRGGTYLCMEGPAFSTRAESNLYRSWGCTVIGMTNHTEARLAREAEIAYATLAMATDYDCWYADHDSVTVEMVIGNLRANAALATQIVRTTAERIAAQRPASHAHNALRDALMTPKDQVPAAARRKLDLFTQPYWGSFEG
- a CDS encoding peptidylprolyl isomerase produces the protein MTKAVMVTDAGTIELDLFEADAPNTVANFVKLAKDGFYDGLAFHRVIPGFMAQGGCPNSREGARGMAGTGGPGYQIDCEINSQKHQSGTLAMAHAGRNTGGSQFYICHEAQPHLDGVHTVFGHTGNMDVVQALKNGSRITSVTIQD
- the dnaK gene encoding molecular chaperone DnaK; the protein is MARIVGIDLGTTNSVVAVLEGGRPQVIASAEGGRTTPSVVGFSKDAELLVGQLARRQLVLNPRNTFANLKRFVGRQWEELEDSSLSVPYTVRANDQGNVRVVCPATEREYASEELVASILRKLVDDASTYLGEPVEAAVITVPAYFNDAQRQATRDAGRLAGISVERILNEPTAAALAYGFDRSTVKRVLVFDLGGGTFDVSVLRIAQGVFDVKATSGDTQLGGNDWDRRIVDWLADQFQQDHGLDLRRDRQALQRLTEAAEKAKIELSGVQSTPISLPFIATGDDGPLHIETSLERSTFEGLCPDLLDRLLRPVQRALRDSGLAAEDIDDVVLVGGSTRMPMVQQMVRTLIPLEPCQSVNPDEVVAIGAAVQAGILTGELRDLMLNDVTPLSLGLETIGGVMKVLIPRNTSIPVRKSDVFSTSEPNQSSVEIHVLQGERQMAEGNKSLGRFRLSGIPPAPRGVPQVQVSFDIDANGLLQVSATDRTTGRQQSVSIQGGSNLGEDEIKTLIEEAEQKASEDRRRKAEIDRRNRAQTLVAQAERRLRDAALELGPYGAERQQRAVEISVRDVQEQLASGDHADLDLAVSQLQEAIYGLNRRLASERRQDSSPLQGLKNTLGSLKDELFADDDWDDWDGRGRGRDPWAEPAWSPGRSGWGADDWNRPAPERRYEEPRFEEPRYDQSRYDAPRYETARFDQDVEADVTNRQLAYERDDVDDLERDVDRQPTRRSPQRRPAPFEGDPWAED
- the murQ gene encoding N-acetylmuramic acid 6-phosphate etherase: MSGSFGDVQRGHLLTEQANPNSNALDTLSTAALVDVFVQEDLRPQQAVAQAADALAKAIDAIAERLRCGGRLFYLGAGTSGRLAVLDAAECPPTFCSDPALVQGVLAGGPPALLRSSEGLEDRLEAAAEDLRARGFNGQDVLVGIAAGGTTPYVHGGLSHARSLNALSIAMACVPAEQVPMPCDIDIRLITGPEVLTGSTRLKAGTATKMALNILSTGVMVRLGKVYGNRMVDVAVTNSKLEDRALRILADLAGVERRLARELLAASDGSVKVALLMARRALSPADARALLARSGDDLRLALE
- a CDS encoding DnaJ C-terminal domain-containing protein, whose product is MSVSTASQASAVNHWVVLGLEPGADSQALKRAFRQQARRWHPDLNGNDPHAEEQFKAVNEAYAVLSDPLLRQQWEQGLDTAQAAAAGLDPFAHGFPDFHDYVDELFGPPRRRHTPRPATSPEPATQPRADVTTAPPPPPPVMASTDCESLVELTPEQALQGQRVELDLPDGTSVEVWTPAMAGDGWRLRLEGVAPGGADHFLQLRVRTSDDLRIDGLRVLYQLDLSPAEGALGCSVVVPTLDGPVQLRVPPGSSSGRLLRLRGRGLQHADQRGDQLVEIRIVVPSALTEAEEALYARLQQLAADLDGERS
- a CDS encoding DUF3110 domain-containing protein, with amino-acid sequence MSVHVLLFDAGSDNEGIHSLELNGATVVLLFEDRDDAERYAGLLEAQDFPPPSVEAIDRGEMEEFCSSAGYEARYVPAGFLPQTPEDRLLIAPPEKNMDVSSWREQDEPSQAGDPRVEDDPINTGNAELEDFRRRLEGLL